One Natator depressus isolate rNatDep1 chromosome 13, rNatDep2.hap1, whole genome shotgun sequence genomic region harbors:
- the LOC141997542 gene encoding immunoglobulin superfamily member 1-like — protein MALTLLLPVLASLQLLPRLVSPAANHPAPAFSVHPQKVEYLLGDIVGLTCSAPPAKDRVSVFQYYSNMGWAVSAKASSGWKHTYNLNITEPQSAGSYSCNYYTGKPGHFVRSEESNRITIRVKDPPAEPTLSVDPTSGVVSEGHPLLITCTAPGDARELRFHFYQDGAKIIPGDAGSEISTAEPRTSSMTVSVLSIPRVDTNSTGEYTCQYEEKQSERWILSTRSQAVTVTLKDPPPRPVLSMDPPSGEVNEGFPLLITCTAPGAASEWRFHFYKDGAKIVPGDAGSEISIKEPGTNSRNVSVLNIPRAGPNSAGEFTCGYEENVSGRWVPSPRSWPVNITVKDPLPLPVLSLDPPSGVVIKGVPLVLTCTAPGDASEWRFHFYKDGAEIIPGDMGSEISTKESSTDSMMLTFPRAGPASSGEFTCGYEENVRGRWIPSPRSQAVNVTMKDPLPLPVLSLDPPSGVVIKGVPLVLTCIAPGDASEWRFHFYKDGAEIIPGDMGSEISTKESSTDSVMLTFPRAGPASSGEFTCGYEENVRGRWIPSPRSQAVNVTMKATWSLPIPLAAGCVGAAVGLVLLLLLICFYKRKKKGFKWERRRRNENDGSISSYSPIPLAMINPDTL, from the exons CTaaccacccagccccagccttctCCGTGCATCCCCAGAAGGTTGAATACCTGCTTGGAGACATCGTGGGCCTCACATGCTCTGCTCCCCCTGCAAAGGATCGGGTGTCGGTATTCCAATACTACAGCAATATGGGATGGGCTGTTTCAGCCAAGGCGTCCTCCGGGTGGAAACACACCTACAACCTCAACATCACGGAGCCACAGAGTGCGGGTTCGTACAGTTGTAACTATTACACGGGCAAGCCTGGTCATTTCGTCCGCTCCGAGGAGAGCAACCGGATCACCATCAGAGTCAAAG ACCCCCCTGCAGAGCCGACACTGAGTGTGGATCCCACGTCTGGAGTGGTGAGCGAAGGGCACCCCCTACTCATCACCTGCACGGCCCCCGGGGACGCCAGAGAGCTGAGGTTTCACTTCTACCAGGATGGAGCCAAGATCATCCCTGGGGACGCTGGGTCTGAGATCAGCACTGCGGAGCCCAGGACTAGCTCAATGACAGTCTCTGTGCTCAGCATCCCGCGAGTTGACACCAACAGCACCGGGGAATACACCTGTCAGTACGAGGAGAAACAGAGTGAGAGATGGATCCTGTCCACCAGGAGCCAGGCTGTGACTGTTACCTTGAAAG ATCCCCCTCCACGGCCAGTGCTGAGCATGGATCCCCCATCAGGAGAGGTGAAcgaaggtttccctctgctcaTCACCTGCAcagcccctggggctgccagCGAATGGAGGTTTCACTTCTACAAAGATGGAGCAAAGATTGTCCCTGGGGATGCGGGGTCTGAGATCAGCATCAAGGAGCCTGGCACCAACTCTAGGAATGTCTCTGTGCTGAACATCCCACGGGCTGGTCCCAACAGCGCCGGGGAATTCACCTGCGGGTATGAGGAGAATGTGAGCGGAAGGTGGGTCCCGTCCCCAAGGAGCTGGCCTGTGAACATCACCGTGAAGG ATCCCCTTCCCTTGCCGGTGCTGAGCCTGGATCCCCCATCCGGGGTGGTGATCAAGGGGGTCCCCTTAGTCCTCACCTGCACAGCCCCTGGAGATGCCAGCGAGTGGAGATTTCACTTCTACAAGGACGGGGCTGAGATTATCCCCGGGGACATGGGGTCTGAGATCAGCACCAAAGAGTCCAGCACGGATTCTATGATGCTCACTTTCCCACGGGCTGGTCCTGCGAGCTCCGGGGAATTCACCTGCGGCTATGAGGAGAACGTGAGGGGGAGGTGGATCCCGTCCCCCAGGAGTCAGGCTGTGAACGTCACCATGAAGG ATCCCCTTCCCTTGCCGGTGCTGAGCCTGGATCCCCCATCCGGGGTGGTGATCAAGGGGGTCCCCTTAGTCCTCACCTGCATAGCCCCTGGAGATGCCAGCGAGTGGAGATTTCACTTCTACAAGGACGGGGCTGAGATTATCCCCGGGGACATGGGGTCCGAGATCAGCACCAAAGAGTCCAGCACGGATTCTGTGATGCTCACTTTCCCACGGGCTGGTCCTGCGAGCTCCGGGGAATTCACCTGCGGCTATGAGGAGAACGTGAGGGGGAGGTGGATCCCGTCCCCCAGGAGTCAGGCTGTGAACGTCACCATGAAGG CTACCTGGTCTCTGCCCATCCCCCTGGCGGCTGGGTGCGTTGGTGCCGCTGTGGGTCTGGTTCTGCTCCTGCTTCTCATCTGTTTCTACAAGAGGAAGAAGAAAG GTTTCAAGTGGGAGCGAAGGAGGAGAAACGAGAACGATGGTTCCATCAGCAGTTACTCACCTATACCTCTGGCAATGATCAACCCAGACACTCTTTAA